The following coding sequences lie in one Paramisgurnus dabryanus chromosome 16, PD_genome_1.1, whole genome shotgun sequence genomic window:
- the mars2 gene encoding methionine--tRNA ligase, mitochondrial yields MLYSYTRSSCLKMKSPCCHLISNISIRVKLFRYILNGRHVSPSVHVKCLYNRPVSRCFCTDHTQRSKLYYITTPIFYVNASPHIGHVYSAVTADCLHRYKLLQGYESRFATGTDEHGLKIQQAAGLSGKDPLSFCTEVSDRFKNVFRRSAILYTDYIRTTEERHRQAVEHFWTVLHSKGFIYKGTYEGWYSTPDESFLTPTQVTDSTDSMGREIKISIESGHKVEWMKEENYMFRLSKFRSELLNWLRLNPNVIHPVKFQHLVLQWLEDDLPDLSVSRQKSRLRWGISVPGDPEQIIYVWLDALVNYLTVVGYPQNHVEWWTAAHHVVGKDILKFHAIYWPAFLLAAGLPLPQKIYVHSHWTVEGKKMSKSLGNVVDPSEAMEKFTVDGLRYFLLRQGVPDSDCDYYDDKVVKMCNSELADALGGLLNRCTALSLNPKQVYAEFCNTCFPKESLEGGKAVLEDYRMVESVSALPVLVEQHFENLQAYKALEAITACVRQTNGFIQRHAPWKLDRNDCKDKQWLNTILHVSLECLRIYGILLQPVVPGLADKMLSRLGIKPEERNWDSLNFLVKYKGEDCPFERRALGPDRGILFSRLERSKVIPRIGTRQKSKPH; encoded by the exons ATGTTATATTCCTACACGCGCAGCAGCTGTCTAAAAATGAAGTCTCCGTGCTGTCATCTTATTAGTAATATATCAATAAGAGTCAAGTTATTCAGGTACATTCTTAATGGCAGACATGTGAGTCCCTCAGTGCATGTTAAGTGTTTGTATAATCGTCCGGTTTCGCGATGTTTTTGCACGGATCACACACAAAGATCTAAATTGTATTATATCACAACACCCATCTTCTACGTCAATGCATCTCCTCACATTGGCCATGTGTATTCAGCAGTGACCGCTGACTGTCTACACAGATACAAACTCTTACAGGGATATGAGTCCAGATTTGCCACAG GTACAGATGAACATGGACTTAAAATCCAACAGGCTGCTGGACTTTCTGGTAAAGATCCTCTGAGCTTCTGCACCGAGGTGTCTGATAggtttaaaaatgttttccGAAGATCTGCCATTTTATACACCGACTACATTCGGACAACGGAAGAAAGACATCGGCAGGCCGTTGAACACTTCTGGACGGTTCTTCATAGCAAAGGGTTCATCTACAAAGGAACATATGAAGGGTGGTATTCTACTCCAGATGAAAGCTTTCTTACACCAACTCAAGTCACTGACAGCACAGACTCGATGGGAAGAGAAATCAAAATATCCATAGAGAGCGGCCACAAG gTGGAGTGGATGAAAGAGGAGAACTACATGTTCCGCCTATCAAAATTCCGCAGCGAATTGCTTAATTGGCTCCGGCTGAACCCGAATGTCATCCATCCTGTGAAGTTTCAACACTTGGTTCTTCAATGGCTTGAGGACGATCTTCCCGACCTGTCAGTatctcgtcagaaaagccgccTTCGGTGGGGTATCTCGGTCCCTGGAGATCCAGAGCAAATCATCTACGTGTGGTTGGATGCGCTGGTGAACTACTTAACAGTTGTCGGTTATCCACAGAATCACGTAGAGTGGTGGACAGCTGCCCATCACGTTGTTGGGAAAGACATTCTTAAATTTCATGCCATATATTGGCCAGCATTTCTCTTAGCTGCTGGGTTACCCCTGCCTCAGAAGATATACGTGCACTCTCACTGGACGGTAGAAGGGAAAAAAATGTCCAAGAGTCTCGGAAACGTGGTCGATCCATCGGAAGCCATGGAGAAGTTTACAGTGGATGGGCTGCGTTACTTCCTTCTAAGGCAAGGGGTTCCTGATTCGGACTGTGACTATTATGATGACAAAGTCGTTAAGATGTGCAACAGTGAACTAGCGGATGCCCTCGGTGGGCTTTTGAACCGGTGCACTGCTCTCTCACTTAACCCAAAACAGGTGTATGCGGAGTTCTGCAACACTTGCTTCCCAAAGGAATCGCTTGAGGGAGGAAAAGCAGTTTTGGAGGACTACAGAATGGTAGAGTCAGTATCTGCTCTTCCTGTCTTAGTAGAGCAACACTTTGAAAATCTACAGGCGTATAAAGCCCTGGAGGCGATTACTGCATGTGTGCGTCAAACCAATGGGTTTATCCAAAGACATGCTCCATGGAAACTTGACCGGAATGATTGTAAAGACAAGCAATGGCTCAACACCATTCTTCATGTATCATTAGAGTGCCTCAGGATATACGGCATACTACTGCAACCTGTGGTGCCTGGACTTGCAGACAAAATGTTATCAAGGTTGGGAATCAAGCCAGAGGAGAGGAATTGGGATTCTCTTAACTTCCTAGTGAAATATAAAGGTGAAGACTGTCCTTTCGAAAGACGAGCGTTGGGTCCTGATAGAGGAATACTGTTTAGTCGGCTCGAGAGGAGCAAAGTGATTCCCAGGATCGGAACACGACAGAAGTCAAAACCTCACTGA